In a genomic window of Streptomyces noursei ATCC 11455:
- a CDS encoding FG-GAP repeat domain-containing protein, with protein MSIQFTGDPMPGLTNYRHDRLLSRLTATLAVAALITTTGSAASADTGTPARAPDASQITKAARDAASARPRSPQASASRAAVFGMFAIDTQGNLYSYAADNAQVLAPRELLATDYGNVRTASSTDDNGDGVADDTWVWTTDGGMSSSYGYVGGGWNIYDTVFSPGNLGGAPGYDVLGRDSSGLLWLYLGYGDGTLTDRRKVGGGWDAYTQIVGKGDLTGDGWPDIVARDASGVLWLYQGTGDPDAPFAARTKIGSGWNAYDALVATGDMDLDGKADLIARQPNGDLFFYKGTGNAAAPFEPKRNIGYGYQNYRVMFS; from the coding sequence ATGTCGATCCAGTTCACAGGAGATCCCATGCCTGGCCTCACCAACTACCGCCATGACAGGCTGCTCTCACGGCTTACCGCCACGCTCGCTGTCGCAGCCCTGATCACCACCACGGGCAGTGCCGCATCAGCAGACACCGGCACACCGGCTAGGGCGCCCGACGCCTCCCAGATCACGAAGGCAGCCCGCGACGCAGCCTCGGCGCGGCCTCGTTCACCCCAGGCGTCCGCGTCACGGGCTGCGGTCTTCGGCATGTTCGCCATCGACACCCAGGGCAACCTCTACTCCTACGCAGCCGACAATGCCCAGGTCCTCGCTCCCCGCGAGCTCCTCGCCACCGACTACGGCAACGTACGGACGGCCAGCAGCACCGATGACAACGGGGACGGTGTCGCCGACGACACCTGGGTCTGGACGACCGACGGCGGCATGTCCAGTAGCTACGGATACGTCGGAGGCGGCTGGAACATCTACGACACAGTCTTCTCACCAGGCAACCTCGGCGGCGCCCCCGGCTACGACGTGCTCGGACGAGACTCATCCGGCCTCCTGTGGCTGTACTTGGGCTACGGCGACGGCACCCTCACCGACCGCCGCAAAGTCGGCGGCGGCTGGGACGCATACACACAGATAGTCGGCAAGGGAGATCTCACCGGAGACGGCTGGCCCGACATCGTCGCCCGCGACGCCTCCGGAGTCCTATGGCTCTACCAGGGCACCGGAGACCCCGATGCCCCCTTCGCGGCACGTACGAAGATCGGGAGCGGCTGGAATGCCTACGACGCCCTGGTTGCCACAGGCGACATGGACCTTGATGGGAAAGCCGACCTTATCGCCCGTCAGCCCAACGGCGACCTCTTCTTCTACAAGGGCACCGGCAACGCAGCCGCCCCCTTTGAACCGAAGCGGAACATCGGCTACGGCTACCAGAATTACCGCGTGATGTTCTCCTGA